The Cucurbita pepo subsp. pepo cultivar mu-cu-16 chromosome LG05, ASM280686v2, whole genome shotgun sequence nucleotide sequence CCATCACCATAGATGTGAAGCTAAAATaacatcaaataaaaaatttctattaaTGGCCCCATTCATCATCACTTTGtgtcaaatttattttttcattcataatcACTTTGtgtcaaatttatttttgtaaaatttaattttgaattgtaataataataacaagaaaTTGTGTTAAATTACTTGACCAAAAACTCTCCCTGATTTAGACTCACGTATATCAAATCATATCTtttggagattaaagaaaTTGATCATGTTAGAATGGCTTTTGTGATTTAAGAAAAGGGCTATTGGTCTTTGTCTTCTTCATTGGGTGCCATGTTCTTCCTCCTGCTTTTCTAAAAACAATGTCTATAAACAAAGATAATCTTACCACCAATCCTTTCAAAAAGATTCATTTCgcattttatttcttctttttctacatttcctttttcatgTTTCCATGGAACGCAACCGACAACGTCATTTCTGTGAAAGACGCTTTTAATTCGACAATAATTCGACAAACGCGGTTTATTACACATGAAAATGTGCCTTTATTCTACAACTTTGGCCCGCTTTGTGTTTAGATTAAAAGGTTCCATCTTTAATTAAACTAATGTGATATATCTTTCTCACTTAAGTTAACAATTAAACAAGTCCTATGAAAGACAAAATTATGTGAGACGTCAAACCCCATTCAAAATacttgatgatgatgatatatCTGTTTCAGTTCATTATTTCTTGGGTGGGGCTGAAGAGTTTGCATACCAAACCACTTGGCTACACTTGAGCAAAATTATATGGCCACTTGGGCCCAAACTCTCAGGTCCTAACCCATTTTCAAGGTTCAAATTCTAATATCCTGAAATAAAAGGCATATTCACTGGCCAAGAGAAGCACATAACCCTGTTAATCTAATTGTAGTTCAGCCAACCACTGGATCACAAAATGAACCTTGCGTACCTTCTTAGCTGTGCACAAGATGAATTCCCAAGATGTAATCGTCCAATTTCAGGTGCATATGTCTGACAGCAAACCAGGACAGAGAGGGAACTTGAACTTCAAAACCAACCGAAGGAATTGGGGACTCCCACCTTATGGCTTAGGCTCAATTGATTGTTAGCAAATCAGGTTAAATACACATACAAGGACAACTTTAGAAAGGCTCAGCTGACATTGGTGCTTGACAACTGCAATGTTGTACAAAAGTGGGGAAAAAAGTATGAAAGAAAGGTCCATCATCTTGCATTAGCCAGTTCTTCAAAGTAGATAAGTTTGCTTTCGGTAAAATAAAGTTCGATGCCAATATAAAGCCAAGCTTAAAGAAAGGTTCAACATTGGTTTGTGCTTTACAGCTCGATTACAAGCCACAGATCAAACTTTCATCAAGTCACGATCTACTATTTGGGGGGGTGACTAAACAGAAGAATCAACTGATTTGATAACGCACTCGGCTTAGTACTTTGGAGGTGGATGCTGCGTGGGTAGCAAGCCAAATCGCTTCTTAAGAAGAACTCTCTGCCTCGAGTATTTGTCATCAGGGGAGAAACGGGCTGCAGTCAGAAAATGTACAACAGGTAATCAGGTTTGAAGCTGCTANGGGGGGGGCAGGCGTGCAGATAAATCTGAACTAAGCCAATCACACAATATAGAGAATAAATTAAGTTATCTCTAATGCCATCCGCACGGTGTAAATTACGTTATCAACAGGGCAAATCTATTCTCAAGAATGTATAATTGCAATCTTCACAACTACAACTCAAATAAACCACAAGACAAAGATAAGAAGATATTACAAGCATGCCCTTTCTCCCTACCAAAATCATTGATATTAACGAGATGGAACAATACTAGGAAGATAATGCACAAGAGTACCTGGATGAGCAGATTGTGTGACCAAACCTAGAGGCGATTCTTTCTGTACAatagaggaaaatgaaaagtaaataatttagCATACATCACATATTAAAGTATAAAGAGAGCAAGGAAATTAACAATGGGTACAAGGTACTTGAAGCATACTCAGGGGTTGACTCATTtgtatattattgaaaaaaaatggttttcattttaaaatgtacAATTCTAccaaagatgaaaaataaattaaaaaaataataataataataactatcAACTCTAAAAACTCAGCACAGGCCCATTAGAATTTAGTTGGTGCTGAATAAAATCCAGACCCTAAACAATAAATATGtaatgtcccacgttggttggagaggagaacaaatcactctttataaaagtgtggaaaccttcccctagtagacgcgttttaaagccttgaggggaagcccaaaagggaaagcccaaagaggacaatatctgctagcagtggatttgggtcgttacaaatggtatcaaagccagtcaccggatgatgtgctagccttctcgctgttccccgaaggagggtagacacgaggcggtgtgccagtaaggacgctggaccccaaagggggtggatttgggggtggtcccacatcgattgaataaaggaacgagtgctagcgaggacactgggtcccgaaggggggtggattctgatgtcccacattggttggggaggagaacaaatcaacctttataagggtgtggaaaaccttcccctagtacacgcattttaaagccttgaggggaagcccgaaagggaaagcccaaagaggacaatatctgctagcggtggatctaggtcgttacaaaataTCTTGTCTATGCCTCAAAGCTGGCAGTCTGCAACGACATTGTGTTATAGTTGTCAATAGAGTCAAGGAGGGAAAAAAGAGTAGCACGAGAGCAGGTCTGTACCATTgaaagaaattggaaatggAAACCACAGGGTCAGTGGAAGtaaggaaaaataattttggagAATTTATCCATTGAAGGTCTTATAGTATTATCTTACAGCATTCCAACATGTATCATGTATTCAAACGcataaattgatataattagaATCAGGGTAAATTCTACAGGCCTTGAAATATCTCCAAAAAACTCCAAAGATGAATGAGTTTTAAAGGGACTCCAACTCCTCCAGCCCCAGCTTCCTTAAGATTTCCATTGATGATGTATTGGTCTGAAGAAATATCAGAGAAATGGAACACTCATAAAAGTTTATCTAAACCTTCAGAAAAGGTGTTAGGTGAGCATCGCTAGAGGCTAAAGGTGTTCATAAAGCCATCCACAGGTTCACAGTGTACAGGGAATGGTGCTTAATATCTCCCATGGTGTTCATACAAATAATGTGTCGCTAAAGAGACAAAAACTTGAAAGAACACATTCATTGCAAAGTACTAGCAGCTTTCAATCCTCAAGAGCAAGGACCCCAGCCAAAATACTTAGAAttgctttgaattttgagAGTCCACAAGATCTTGAAAAACTTGGTACATAAGAAAGGGATCTACAAATTTAATGAGGTAACAAAATAGCACCTCTGAGGAGAAACAACCACCATACTCGGATGGCAAGAAAACATTGCCATGAACGAGTACATCAAATTCCTGCATTAGTGATGAGGGAATGATCTTATCAGAAGAAATGTATTGCTTGCATAGTGTCTTCAACAACCCATCAAATTTTCTAAGTAAATCAGGGATACAGGAATCCTGAAGTTGAGTGTCCTTACAAAACCCAGGctctcctttctctagagaCTTGTCCCAAGCAATGGGCCAGTGATGATGGAAGACCATTGGTAGTGAAACCCAATCCAATAGTAGAGAAAGAATGGCGTCTAAAATCTAATACCTTCTCCCCACTCAATGTCAGGGAAGGATCAAGGTAATTCTAATCTACCATCATGATAtggtgaaagaaagaagggaagatCGGAAGTTCTAAGCAAACTGCCAACTTTGCAGAAAATCAAGACGTTCTAAGCAAAGGTGTCACTATAGATTTAATCAACCATTGGATGGGTATACAATGTAAATATAAACTGCACACTGGCACTGAATGATGGTAGCCTATCTACTTCAATCTCAACATAGGTATAGctcttatcttttttaaaagaaggcCTGCacaaatagaattaaataaatgttccAATCTCCAAACTCAAGGTCAGTAAACCTTCCTTATCTTCAAAATCAGGGGGTCCATAGAATCACTGCTTATTGGTAACGCAATAAGACCAATACTCCTTAGTTGGAATGGAAGTTAACGTCATTTATATCTCAATTAAACAGCACTACAAACGCAGTTTATGcataaaagatataaaaatcaAACCCGGACCAGCAGAGAAAAGAGATAGTCATCAATTAACCATTAAACAGAAAGCTAAAAGATAGGAAGGAAAATAAACCTTTGTGGTGTAGACTTTGTCGCCATTGTCGTTTATGTAAAACTGAAGATACATCGTTGCTAAACACTCAAACCTGAAAATCTTTGGAGAAAAATCAAGTCATTCCACATAACTTCATGCAAAAGCCCTTAACAAAGAACAGTTGCATAACATTCATGATTAACTCgaagaaaattttgtaaatgaaatatacaaatattCGAGGGTTTTGGAAATCAATACCAGACGAAAAACCCTAGAACGGAAATGGCGGGAGACAAGTAATCGCGAAGCTAGGGTTTAACAACGTATTTAAATCAACAGGAAAGGCTATTTTCGTCTtttagcctttttttttttttttttctcaacattttcgatttttatttcaatttgggTGGTTAGATTacttaaattacaaatttgagattataatgcttaaaattttaatttatttttttttagtccaACGTTTGGAGTCGGAAGTTATACCTAAATTTGGTCTGGaaagttttaatatttctCATAACCAAGAGtgttttttaatctaaaaaataaaaataaaaattgcaatttatttttatatatttttattattattattttgatatcGAGAAAGGGCAAATTAGTAAATTGGCATATGCTCTCCGGGGTCTCACAGTAGAGTTGACCTGTGACGCAAAGCACCTAATCTTCGAAGCCAcgtctctgtttctttctttctttctttccttctttcgtTCTGATGTCTTCTGCTCACCTTGATAGTTAATTCCTCAATAAATTCAATTCCTTTGGCTTTGGGGATCCCATTTTCCCCAATTCCATCTCTGTAAATCCTCAACCTTTCTTCTCAATCGATCTCACATTCTTGCAATTTCACGATGTCGTTTGAGGAGGACGAGGAGACCTTCGAGCACACTCTCCTTGTCGTTCGCGAGGTATCCGTTTACAAAATCCCTCCTCGAACCACATCCGGCGGCTACAAGTGCGGCGAGTGGCTCCAATCCGATAAGATCTGGTCCGGCCGCCTGAGGGTTGTGTCCTGTAAGGACCGATGTGAGATCCGGTTGGAAGATCCCAACTCCGGTGAACTCTTCGCTGCTTGTTTTATTAATCCTGGTCAGCGAGACAACTCCGTCGAGACCGTTCTTGACTCTTCTCGATACTTCGTTTTGAAGATCGAGGATGGACGGGGTAAGCACGCTTTCGTAGGGTTAGGTTTTGCCGAGCGAAATGAAGCTTTTGATTTCAATGTCGCATTGTCCGACCATGAGAAGTACGTCAGGAGGGATCATGAGAAGGATCCCAGTACTGGCAGCGATGTCAATGAAGAGAGCCAAATTGATATTCATCCTGCTGTCAATCACAGACTGAAGGTATTaccctaattttgtttttcatcaGCGACTGAAGTTGATTAATTTGGTGTTACAGTCGTTTGAAGTGATTTTATGGACATTTGATGATGTGCTTACGTGAAATGTGATGACTGTGAACTGATCTGATAAATGAAATCTCTGATCTAAGTATTAGGCAAATAAATTGTTCACATTGAATAGAATAGATTTGCTCATGGCAGGCTTAGTCTCTTGGGTAGTGGTGGTGTTAGTTTATAAGTAAGTTACTCCGCGCTGTATTCGTATGCCTTCATTATGTCCCAGGTCTTCAATGTTGTCGAGTTTTCAAAATCAGAACGCTTTATATTGTCATTGTGATCTTGTGTTTCTTTATGATGGGCTGGTTGATAGGAAGGTGAAACAATTCGAATCAATGTGAAGCACAAACCATCGGGTGGAACTGGTATGCTATCAGCTGCTGGCATGTCAGGGTTTGGTACTGGAAAGCCAAAAGCATTGAGTCTTGCTCCACCACCAACTGGAGCTGTGAAAATCAGGTCTCCTCTTCCACCCCCTCCAAATGACCCTGCTGCTCGAAAGCTATCTGCCAGCGCATGCCGCGATGTTGGTCACGAGGGAAAAAAGGACAATGTAAGGCATGCAGCCGATCCATTATCAGATCTTTCCCAACTTGAGGTACAGTTTCTGCTGTTAGTTGTTTCTTTCCTTATACCTTTGATACAGAGAATAATGGTATTCTTAAGTGACTATAAATTGCCCCTTTAGCTTACGTATTATGGTTCATCTGTGTCCTTTATGCGTATCCCACTTAAATCTATATTAGTTTTAGGAAGCACAATTACCAAGTTTGATTAGACTCAAGTATtggtttctctcttttgtgaTTGGAGATGACAACTATCTTAGACGCTACTGTTGAAGCTTGCCTTTTTATTTGCCATGCCAACTTGAAGAATAGTGCGTGGTGTAATGAATATATTGAGATATTTCTAATGCTTTAGCAACAGGCTTATgttttttctagtttttgaAGATAGATCTGACTGATCCCTGTTCTTTAGGTTATCTTATAACATAGGTAGCTCATGTAGCATGAGTGTATGACTCCTTAGTAACTCATGTCAATTATAAACGAGTCTAGAACAATTTTTAACTCTTGTTGCATCACGGTTGCAGAAAACTCTTCCTTCTGCTCCAGGTTCAACAAAGGCAGCAGCATCAGGATGGGCAGCATTCTGATCAATGTAAGCTGGTGTTTGATATCAAAAGATCTTAGTTTGATGTTTTTTCTGGAGGTTTCgtaatcttcattttttgttcatcttgGGGGTGAAAGGGGAAGAAAAAGGTGAAAGGGGAGTTATAAGTGATAATACCATATACCATCTTTTGGAAAATAATCTTGgaatatatatgtatactTCTCCAGTTATTTTCCCTACCTAATGGAGATATTTATCTCGAGTTGTCTCTGTATCCCATTTCAATCCATTGCCTTCGATTTCTGTTTCTAATTGTATTGATTCCATTTTGTAATTCTACTTACAACTATGTCCTTATGAATTTTCATGTGTCGTGTACATAATAAAGGTGATAGGCCTCACTGAGCCAGTGTGTGTTGAAATTAATTTGGAAAGAAATATAAGCCTATCGCTATCTCAGACTACTTGAAGGGTCTTTCCtcctaaatatataataaatgacTGACTAATTAATGCCATGGGGAGAAATCCCTCCCCTGTCCCTGCTTAAACAGGGGCTCCCCACTCCGTTTGGGGCGGGTCTCTACAGGAAGAGTGATACCTTTAACTATGCAAGCATAAGCTTCTAAATGTTCCCTAAGCAACATAATCTACTCTGTGGCACTGTAGATGGGTGGATTTGCATTCCTATCATGTAGAGTGGTTGTAGTTCTGATCacttttataattgtttttgtgGAATGCTGGGATCTTCAAACTTGAGATAGAATGACGCCCATGGGTTTAGAAACTATCCGAGACTGAGAGGGTTGGTCAACTTTTGCTTGCCTTACCAATAATGATCGAGTAATACTTTAAGatattaatatgatattgagAATATTGCTTAGATACTAGAAATGGTACATTAACAATTATTGAGTGTTTGTCAAAGTGGAGTGGTTGTAAATAGATGTAGTTGGGAGTTTAGAGTACAAGCAAAACTGTAAAGATGAGTTATCCATTGAGATTGAAATCCCAACCAAATTTACAACCTATGTTTCACGGGAGGCTATAAGAATGAATAGAATGGCAATTTGCAATAACAAATATGCCATAGCGTAAGATAATTTGAAGACTCTACAAATTGAATCGTTGATTATCTTCTCCAGATTAACTGTACCAATGCCCTTCGCAGCTTggttagaaaacaaaaaacaaaaaagtctACGCCCAATAGGATAGCAAAACTAAATCGATGATGAGGAAGAATGATATATCATGAACAAAATTCCGACTCTGGAAATCGGTAGTGGAAAGGGCCTCGAGTGATTGGTGCTATGGAAGTAATAAACTAACCGTGCTTAGATTATTGTTTATATTCTGGCTTAAGAGCCCAGAATGAACCACTGGGGCTTTTCTCTAATATTGCTATCTCTTTCAGCAGATTCTTAAACAAGGGCAGATCATTTGGGGGTATCCTGTCCTTAAAATGCTGTACAATACTGACTGAATCTGTGGTTCCACCTCTTTGTTGAACGAATGTACACATTTGACGAATCAATACTTCGGGTTGTACTCTAAAAGAAGGACCGATATTTGCACCTCTTACATTGTTTGGAGTACTTGAAGGAGCTGGTTGTGGTAGATGTTCAAGCCCAGCGCCGAGTGCTCTTTCTTGGTTTCCTCGGATTTTAGCAAGTAGCTCTGCTGAGGACAAGGCCTTTCCGGAAGATGCTCCAGCTGCTATGCAGCCATTTAAATGGCTAGCTCCGTTTCTTGGAATTGCTGAGCATTTGGAATTCCTGTTTACCAGTGAGTTAACAGTCGAACCAAACTTCCGACGCACAGACGATGGTCCACCAGCAGTTCCAGCCCTTCCAGTCCACGTTGGAACAGAGATACTCTCATTACTTCGCAGCATTCTAGATTGCCGCAATGCCTCGGCTGCTCTACGTGCAACTTGAGAAGCTTGCTCCTCTAGATGCATCTTCTCCCCGTCATCAGCATTAGCAATGACATCATGATTAACGGCACTCTGCATATTTGATGTTAAGAACGATGTAATACAGACCACAAAgagggcaaaaaaaaaaaaaaaaaaaaaaaaaaaaaaaaaaaaaaaaaaaaaaaaaaNNNNNNNNNNNNNNNNNNNNNNNNNNNNNNNNNNNNNNNNNNNNNNNNNNNNNNNNNNNNNNNNNNNNNNNNNNNNNNNNNNNNNNNNNNNNNNNNNNNaaaaaaaaaaaaaaaaaaaaaaaaaaaaaaaaaaactgtataGAAAAGTTATAAGAGTCACCTTTATCAtgtctaaattaatattttaaggttAGTTATTCAGAATCACTTTGAAAAGTGTAATCAAATGCAAGTGATTTTGTGGGGGGGNggggggggggggggggggggaaagcacttttaataaactttcttgtaaaaaaatcattttcaacattACACAAAATGTTTGGGTAGAAATCATAAAGGATGAGACTTACATGAATACCGTGCGCATCAAAAAGGCTCTTCAAAATACCTGTGTCTACGTCTGTTCCACCACCCTGTCCCATCTCGACAGAAGAACCATTCCTTCCAGGAGTTTCAATCTCTGATTTGCATGGTTTTTCATCAGCAGAGTCTGCAAACAATGCCGAGCCACTGCCAGATTTCTGCTCATTCTTCTCATTCTTCTGAGCACCAACCACATTTACATTATCAGTCAACTGACTGAAAATACTTGATGTTTCTGTTGATCCATCCTCCCCATCCTCGTGTAGCGTAAAGAGATCTTTCATGTCTCGAGCCTTAAAGAACCTTTTCTGCTGTGGGTTCTTTAATATCTTATTAGTGAGAAAATGCTTATATATCTGTCGATGGTACACCTTCTCCTCTACAGTTCCACGAGTGATCAATCTATACACTGTTACATCCCGCTGTTGACCAATACGCCAAGCACGCTCCCTTGCCTGTAATCAGGAAAATTAACGACTAAATTAGATTTGAGTTGCCTATAATGTTATCGCCCCGTAGCAGAGAATgggaacaaaagaaaattccatAATCTTGTAACGAGCagagaaatataaaagatgcTGACTACTAAAACTACAGGTAACTTCAGGGGCAATACAGTAATTCGACATACCTTTAGTGGACATGTCTCAAGCCACTACTTCAATagattaaaatggaaaaatagaaACGTTCCAAATTACCTGCATGTCAGTCGACGGATTCCAATCAGGGTCAAAAATTATCACCCTATTTGCTCCAGTCAAGTTGGTTCCCAGACCACCGACTTTggttgttaaaataaaaataaagaccTCACTGGAATTATTGAATTCATCAATCAATGCCATTCTATGTTTGACGGGAGTACCACCATCCATCCTCCTATAAGTATAACCACCTCCGACCAGAAATCTCTCTAAAATGTCAAGCATCTGTTGGGTCTGCGTGAAAAGAAGAACACGATGACCTTGCTCCTTCCAGACCTTCAGCACTTGCTCGACCACCTTCATTTTTCCACTACGTTCAGGATTCCCATAGTCAGGATTCTGGAAAGAGTGTTCCCTCTCGAGTAAATCTGGGTGGTTGCAAATTTTACGCATTACATCAATGCCAGAAAGAGAATTTCTATTCCCATCCAAAATGCTTTCTACTTCAGAGCTTGCAAGGAATGCTCTATAGATAGAACGTTGCTCAGACGTAAGGCTGCAGAAGAGAACGTGTTCAGTCTTCTTTGGCAAATGAGCATTCACATCAGCTTTCATCCTTCTAAGAAGATAAGGCATAATTAAGTCACGAAGAACGACAGCGCACCTGCATAGTGAGACTTTCAAAGGTTGTGATGTTCAGCTACtgaaggagagagagggaaCACAAGACCAAATAACTATCTCCATCCactaatttcattaaaacaTCTTTTACATGTTATCACGATAAACCCACCTCATAATCTGCTTATCAACTCATAAACCTCCGTTCTGATCCTAACTCAACTAGTAAGCCCTCACACTCAAGGCATTAATAAACTCTTCCAAGGGacaaaagattcaaaacttCGCCCcaaatttttaacttaaaaaaacaaaatagccataaattctatatattttccaggaaaaaggaaaaagagggggaaataataaaaataagaactcAAGCTTCGGCAAAAATGTCACAATATTTACCTATATGCAGTTGATACTTGCAACGGGGAAGCATTAGCATAGCCACCAACAGATATAGGAACGGAAAACTCTGCTTCAAATACAGGCAACACACCCAACTTCCCagggaaaacaaaatcaaacaaggACCACAACTCAGAcaatttgttttgaattggAGAACCAGACATTATTATCCGGTGCACAGTTTGTAGCTGCTTGCAAACTAAGGTGACTTCAGCATTTGGATTTCGAATACGATGTCCTTCATCCAGGACTGCATAACCCCACTCAATGTCAAGCAACTTCTCGCCTAACAGTCGTAGTTGTTCATAAGTTGTAATGAGCAAACCAGATTCTGACCTCAAAACACGGTTTATCAAGGAATCCCATTTTTTTGTGCCTTTGC carries:
- the LOC111795611 gene encoding uncharacterized protein At1g03900-like; protein product: MSFEEDEETFEHTLLVVREVSVYKIPPRTTSGGYKCGEWLQSDKIWSGRLRVVSCKDRCEIRLEDPNSGELFAACFINPGQRDNSVETVLDSSRYFVLKIEDGRGKHAFVGLGFAERNEAFDFNVALSDHEKYVRRDHEKDPSTGSDVNEESQIDIHPAVNHRLKEGETIRINVKHKPSGGTGMLSAAGMSGFGTGKPKALSLAPPPTGAVKIRSPLPPPPNDPAARKLSASACRDVGHEGKKDNVRHAADPLSDLSQLEKTLPSAPGSTKAAASGWAAF
- the LOC111796137 gene encoding H/ACA ribonucleoprotein complex subunit 3-like protein, which encodes MYLQFYINDNGDKVYTTKKESPLGLVTQSAHPARFSPDDKYSRQRVLLKKRFGLLPTQHPPPKY
- the LOC111795612 gene encoding protein CHROMATIN REMODELING 8-like produces the protein MEEEEDRIFLNSLGVTSANPEDIERDLLEKAKKNVENGAETGGFAEENTGGKLDSAASSSASHVQLYQKLRAVEYEIGAVASTVEPVKKLERNEKHSHVGTDSHEHGHEEDGVSASANDLQHALAVDRLTSLKKTQQQLKKELSHLNDKHAETILEIVKDKSKPKRKSKEVKKSGNNGEKRLKVVSIDEDDDFDAALDAATVGFVETERDELVRKGILTPFHKLKGFERRLQNPGQSRFQNLGQSRREVKEEEEEDDDFASDSVARALHSMSVAAQARPTTKLLGLEALPKLDPPTRPFYRLKKYAKVPLSAEEKAAKKIKGKKTRRPLPDKKYRRRIALEERDEEANENLSDGLLTSSSEREDSGDLEDDVPEPSSVTLDGGLKIPQSIFDQLFDYQKVGVQWLWELHCQRAGGIIGDEMGLGKTVQVLAFLSALHFSNMYKPSIIICPVTLVRQWKREARKWCPGFLVEILHDSAHDPTCRKMREKSDESDDSKDSEESDYRKNLLCKGTKKWDSLINRVLRSESGLLITTYEQLRLLGEKLLDIEWGYAVLDEGHRIRNPNAEVTLVCKQLQTVHRIIMSGSPIQNKLSELWSLFDFVFPGKLGVLPVFEAEFSVPISVGGYANASPLQVSTAYRCAVVLRDLIMPYLLRRMKADVNAHLPKKTEHVLFCSLTSEQRSIYRAFLASSEVESILDGNRNSLSGIDVMRKICNHPDLLEREHSFQNPDYGNPERSGKMKVVEQVLKVWKEQGHRVLLFTQTQQMLDILERFLVGGGYTYRRMDGGTPVKHRMALIDEFNNSSEVFIFILTTKVGGLGTNLTGANRVIIFDPDWNPSTDMQARERAWRIGQQRDVTVYRLITRGTVEEKVYHRQIYKHFLTNKILKNPQQKRFFKARDMKDLFTLHEDGEDGSTETSSIFSQLTDNVNVVGAQKNEKNEQKSGSGSALFADSADEKPCKSEIETPGRNGSSVEMGQGGGTDVDTGILKSLFDAHGIHSAVNHDVIANADDGEKMHLEEQASQVARRAAEALRQSRMLRSNESISVPTWTGRAGTAGGPSSVRRKFGSTVNSLVNRNSKCSAIPRNGASHLNGCIAAGASSGKALSSAELLAKIRGNQERALGAGLEHLPQPAPSSTPNNVRGANIGPSFRVQPEVLIRQMCTFVQQRGGTTDSVSIVQHFKDRIPPNDLPLFKNLLKEIAILEKSPSGSFWALKPEYKQ